One segment of Cynocephalus volans isolate mCynVol1 chromosome 8, mCynVol1.pri, whole genome shotgun sequence DNA contains the following:
- the NGF gene encoding beta-nerve growth factor, which yields MSMLFYTLITAFLIGIQAEPYPESNVPAGHAIPQAHWTKLQHSLDTALRRARSATAGAIAARVAGHTRNITVDPKLFKKRRLRSPRVLFSTQPPLLTADSQDLDLEVSGAAPSNRTHRSKRSSSHPVFHRGEFSVCDSVSVWVGDKTTATDIKGKEVMVLGEVNINNSVFKQYFFETKCRDPNPVDSGCRGIDSKHWNSYCTTTHTFVKALTMDDKQAAWRFIRIDTACVCVLSRKAARRT from the coding sequence ATGTCCATGTTGTTCTACACTCTGATTACAGCTTTTTTGATCGGCATACAGGCAGAACCATACCCAGAGAGCAATGTCCCAGCAGGACACGCCATCCCCCAAGCCCACTGGACTAAACTGCAGCATTCCCTTGACACAGCCCTCCGCAGAGCCCGCAGCGCCACTGCTGGGGCGATAGCTGCGCGGGTGGCAGGGCACACCCGCAACATCACTGTGGACCCCAAACTTTTTAAGAAGCGGCGACTCCGTTCACCCCGTGTGTTGTTTAGCACCCAGCCCCCACTCCTCACTGCGGACTCTCAGGATCTGGACTTAGAGGTCAGTGGCGCTGCCCCCTCGAACAGGACTCACAGGAGCAAGCGGTCATCGTCCCACCCCGTCTTCCACAGGGGGGAGTTCTCTGTGTGCGACAGTGTCAGTGTGTGGGTTGGGGATAAGACAACTGCCACAGACATCAAGGGCAAGGAGGTGATGGTGTTGGGAGAGGTGAACATTAACAACAGTGTATTCAAACAGTACTTTTTTGAGACCAAGTGCCGAGACCCCAATCCTGTGGACAGCGGGTGCCGGGGCATTGACTCAAAGCACTGGAACTCGTATTGTACCACAACGCACACCTTCGTCAAGGCGCTGACCATGGATGACAAGCAGGCTGCCTGGCGGTTCATCCGGATCGACAccgcctgtgtgtgtgtgctcagcAGGAAAGCAGCGAGAAGAACCTGA